From the genome of Virgibacillus siamensis, one region includes:
- a CDS encoding DUF421 domain-containing protein yields the protein MSFITLAVELITGFVILFILVKILGKKIIEQITPFTFIAAIVLSELLGNALYDRKVGVEYIIFSMTLWAIMLFIVEVLGQKSLLFRKVSEGKPSVLIRNGIVNRDQLKKNRMNINQLQSLLRQSETFSIREVAYCYLEANGSISILKKTPKQKVQQDDMQLPPKKVYVPVTLIRDGEMLHDELAEIGKNLNWLTNELKNQGVENFQNVFLAEWLEGDGLFVQTFEQVSG from the coding sequence ATGAGCTTTATAACATTGGCAGTAGAACTGATTACCGGATTTGTCATTCTGTTTATTTTGGTTAAAATACTTGGCAAAAAAATCATTGAACAGATTACACCGTTCACCTTTATCGCGGCGATTGTTCTGAGTGAGCTGTTGGGGAATGCCCTTTATGATAGGAAGGTCGGAGTCGAATATATTATTTTTTCCATGACATTATGGGCTATTATGCTTTTTATTGTAGAAGTTCTTGGCCAGAAGTCCTTGCTATTTCGAAAAGTTTCTGAGGGTAAGCCATCAGTTTTGATTCGAAACGGCATTGTCAATCGCGATCAGCTTAAAAAGAATCGTATGAATATTAATCAGCTTCAAAGCCTTCTGCGTCAATCCGAAACCTTCTCAATACGGGAAGTTGCATATTGTTATCTCGAGGCAAACGGCTCGATCAGTATTTTGAAAAAAACACCAAAACAGAAAGTGCAGCAGGATGATATGCAGTTGCCCCCCAAAAAAGTGTACGTTCCTGTAACGCTAATCCGTGATGGTGAAATGCTGCATGACGAATTAGCGGAAATTGGGAAGAACTTGAACTGGTTAACAAATGAGCTGAAAAACCAGGGAGTAGAAAACTTTCAAAATGTTTTTCTTGCTGAATGGCTGGAAGGGGATGGGCTTTTTGTGCAAACCTTTGAACAGGTATCAGGATGA
- a CDS encoding SpaA isopeptide-forming pilin-related protein, whose amino-acid sequence MGKKVFLALGLILLLFSVFAQTSFAKVFNPVSDPLGEDWVWRNDNSGWLYTYVKEDVDGNLVYCLSPNYDTPNGQNLEPIGPVSENEANVLRVGYPQNHWGLSENKALYATQVALYIASGAFDWSDLRFDDTDIKKAVEKILDEAGQLENSDTAVLNVSSAQVQATLSDGEYMTSVIRVSGDQGTYSVSLNGAPKGTKVVDENGVAKEKFKVGEGFRVIFSAPKSGDFSITINGALEKTTTMAYEGTSHNVQDVVELIPITKNKSAEVAVSWEAAGDLVVKKVNKQGNPVEGVTFEVKNSQGEFIVEGTSNEDGLVVFENLSPGHFTVHETKAPEGYALNQTAYDVQVKNGKKTILTVKNKRIQGMLEITKIDAKTKEALQGAEFTIYNEAGEEVSKLVTNEDGIASIKLPYGKYTFKETKAPKGYSLNENIFLFEIKSEGQMIRKKVTDEAIEKDIESPVKHNDRNNDKGDKKQIGGKLPVTSSNSLTNAAVGLAIAIAGTVLLFFRKKRIN is encoded by the coding sequence ATGGGGAAGAAAGTATTTTTAGCATTGGGGTTAATTTTGCTGCTGTTCAGTGTATTTGCACAAACCAGTTTTGCAAAAGTTTTTAATCCTGTATCCGATCCTTTGGGGGAAGATTGGGTTTGGCGCAACGATAACAGCGGGTGGCTTTATACATATGTGAAGGAGGATGTGGACGGAAACCTAGTTTATTGCTTGTCTCCAAATTATGATACGCCTAATGGACAAAACCTTGAACCAATCGGTCCAGTGAGCGAAAATGAAGCCAATGTGCTGCGCGTTGGTTATCCGCAAAATCATTGGGGATTGAGTGAAAATAAGGCGCTTTATGCCACGCAAGTTGCTTTGTATATTGCAAGCGGGGCTTTTGACTGGTCGGATCTGCGTTTTGATGATACAGATATTAAAAAGGCAGTAGAAAAAATTCTGGACGAGGCCGGGCAACTTGAAAATTCAGATACAGCTGTACTGAATGTATCGAGTGCGCAGGTTCAAGCAACCTTGTCTGATGGAGAATATATGACATCGGTTATTCGGGTGAGCGGTGATCAGGGAACGTATAGTGTTTCCTTGAATGGAGCACCAAAGGGAACAAAAGTCGTTGACGAAAATGGTGTGGCAAAAGAAAAGTTCAAGGTTGGAGAAGGTTTTAGAGTAATTTTTAGTGCCCCAAAAAGCGGTGATTTTTCCATTACAATCAACGGCGCACTAGAAAAAACAACGACGATGGCGTATGAAGGCACGTCTCACAATGTTCAGGATGTTGTTGAATTAATTCCAATTACAAAAAATAAATCAGCAGAAGTCGCCGTGTCATGGGAAGCAGCAGGTGATCTTGTTGTCAAGAAAGTTAACAAGCAGGGGAATCCGGTTGAAGGGGTAACATTTGAGGTTAAAAACAGTCAGGGAGAATTTATTGTTGAAGGTACTTCAAATGAAGATGGGCTGGTTGTTTTTGAAAATTTAAGTCCAGGTCATTTTACGGTACATGAAACAAAGGCACCGGAGGGATATGCACTAAACCAAACGGCATATGATGTTCAAGTGAAAAATGGCAAAAAGACAATCTTAACTGTTAAAAACAAACGCATTCAAGGCATGCTGGAAATTACAAAAATAGATGCCAAAACAAAGGAGGCATTACAAGGTGCTGAATTCACCATTTATAATGAAGCGGGTGAAGAAGTATCCAAATTAGTTACGAATGAAGATGGCATCGCTTCTATCAAACTACCATATGGCAAATATACATTCAAAGAAACAAAGGCTCCTAAAGGTTACAGTTTGAATGAAAATATATTCCTTTTTGAAATTAAATCGGAAGGACAAATGATTAGGAAGAAGGTTACGGACGAAGCAATTGAAAAAGATATAGAATCACCGGTGAAACATAATGATCGAAACAATGATAAAGGGGATAAGAAGCAAATAGGCGGAAAATTGCCGGTGACATCAAGTAATAGCCTGACAAATGCTGCTGTCGGTCTTGCAATTGCGATTGCTGGTACAGTTTTATTATTTTTCCGGAAGAAACGAATTAACTGA
- a CDS encoding class D sortase has protein sequence MVGSKIKLFAIALIAFGLVFGAWNTYEWWKSSQSVKAIDVSASTGKKDLSKREKRTISKKQQNDSGSGSGQKGAQTSKTFSTLKGDFSRGKHVAELIIPEIDSAFEVYWGTGTEALRKGVGMYVSEWTTVPNLKGGHTVLSGHRDTVFTELGELEEGDSLSLEFKGKTYYYQITKIWITDPDDRTVIVKKDESILTLTTCYPFNYVGSAPKRYIIQSKLIK, from the coding sequence ATAGTGGGGTCAAAAATAAAACTCTTTGCAATTGCACTTATAGCCTTTGGATTAGTGTTCGGTGCTTGGAACACCTATGAATGGTGGAAAAGCTCCCAATCTGTTAAAGCAATTGATGTAAGTGCATCCACAGGCAAGAAGGATTTGTCGAAACGTGAAAAAAGGACGATTTCGAAAAAGCAACAGAACGATAGTGGAAGCGGGTCAGGTCAAAAAGGCGCGCAAACATCTAAGACTTTTTCAACACTTAAAGGCGATTTTTCGAGAGGCAAACATGTAGCGGAACTAATAATTCCCGAAATTGATTCTGCGTTTGAGGTGTACTGGGGTACTGGTACGGAGGCGCTTCGTAAAGGCGTTGGCATGTATGTCAGTGAATGGACAACAGTTCCCAATTTAAAAGGGGGACATACTGTGTTAAGCGGCCATCGGGATACAGTCTTCACGGAACTGGGAGAACTTGAAGAGGGTGACAGCTTATCATTGGAATTCAAAGGGAAAACCTATTATTATCAAATTACAAAAATATGGATAACGGACCCTGACGATAGAACTGTTATTGTAAAGAAAGACGAATCCATATTGACTCTGACAACATGCTATCCATTCAACTATGTGGGCAGTGCACCTAAGCGATATATCATCCAATCCAAACTAATTAAATAA